A section of the Deltaproteobacteria bacterium GWC2_65_14 genome encodes:
- a CDS encoding ferrous iron transport protein B, translated as MSSAEIQPRGPENRVILVGNPNVGKSVVFGYLTGRYVTVSNYPGTTVEVSRGEARERGKSVEVVDTPGVYSLLPMSEDERVTRDILMREPGAKVLQVCDAKNMRRSLMITVQLAEMGVPLVLAVNMADEARSRGVMPKLEGLEDRIGVPAVPTVAVRKKGMDRLMTLLEGSFSSPLRISYGEKIEAALTQMEWLLPEATPIGKRAIAMMLLCGDDSLSPWLAEHVPPDRIRTMNAVRNRLVEENRGEISYRVNQIRLAWIDALLAGLGEEKGNARRTDWGERFGRWAMDPLYGIPILAGVLFLAYGFVGVFGAGFLVDFLEETLFGKWLVPAVERAAGRVIPWEILRDFLVGPYGMISMALSYAIAIVLPIVGTFFLGFGILEDSGYLPRLAVMVDRIFKKIGCNGKAVLPMILGLGCDTMATLTTRILETRKERIIVTLLLALGIPCSAQLGVILGMLSDVGPAATVAWGAILVGVILLVGFLASKVIPGESSDFILEIPPIRMPQFSNLGIKTMARIEWYLREAVPLFLLGTFILFVGDRMGWLVRLQAMAEPVVVGMLDLPPKTAEAFLIGFLRRDYGAAGLFDMARAGMLTNLQVVVSLVTITLFIPCLANFLVIIKEHGGKVAAGMGLFIFPFAILVGAAVNLAARRLGISF; from the coding sequence ATGAGTTCCGCCGAAATCCAGCCCCGCGGGCCGGAGAACCGGGTGATCCTGGTCGGGAACCCGAACGTGGGGAAAAGCGTCGTCTTCGGCTACCTCACGGGACGGTACGTGACCGTATCCAATTATCCCGGGACGACGGTGGAGGTTTCCCGGGGGGAAGCCCGGGAGCGCGGGAAATCGGTGGAGGTGGTGGACACCCCCGGCGTCTATTCGCTCCTTCCCATGTCCGAGGACGAGCGGGTGACCCGCGACATCCTGATGAGGGAGCCTGGTGCGAAGGTGCTCCAGGTCTGCGACGCGAAGAACATGCGCCGGTCGCTGATGATCACGGTCCAGCTCGCCGAGATGGGGGTCCCCCTGGTCCTCGCGGTGAACATGGCCGACGAGGCGAGGAGTCGGGGGGTGATGCCGAAGCTGGAGGGACTGGAGGATCGGATCGGCGTCCCGGCGGTGCCGACCGTCGCGGTCCGGAAGAAGGGGATGGACCGGCTGATGACCCTGCTGGAGGGATCCTTCTCCTCTCCGCTCCGGATCTCCTACGGAGAGAAGATCGAGGCGGCGCTCACCCAGATGGAGTGGCTCCTTCCGGAGGCGACGCCGATCGGGAAGCGTGCGATCGCGATGATGCTGCTGTGCGGCGACGATTCCCTCTCCCCCTGGCTCGCGGAGCATGTCCCCCCGGACAGGATCCGCACGATGAACGCGGTGCGAAACCGGCTGGTGGAGGAAAACAGGGGCGAAATCTCGTACCGGGTCAATCAGATACGCCTGGCCTGGATCGACGCGCTGCTGGCGGGACTGGGGGAGGAGAAGGGGAACGCCAGGAGAACCGACTGGGGGGAACGGTTCGGCCGGTGGGCGATGGACCCGCTGTACGGGATCCCGATCCTGGCGGGAGTTCTCTTTCTCGCCTACGGGTTCGTCGGGGTCTTCGGGGCGGGCTTCCTCGTGGATTTCCTGGAGGAGACCCTGTTCGGGAAATGGCTCGTCCCCGCCGTCGAACGCGCGGCCGGCCGGGTGATCCCCTGGGAGATCCTGCGCGATTTTCTCGTCGGGCCGTACGGGATGATCTCCATGGCTCTTTCCTACGCCATCGCGATCGTGCTGCCGATCGTGGGAACCTTTTTCCTGGGGTTCGGGATCCTGGAGGACTCGGGCTACCTCCCGCGCCTGGCGGTGATGGTGGACCGGATCTTCAAGAAGATCGGCTGCAACGGAAAGGCGGTTCTGCCGATGATCCTCGGCCTGGGATGCGACACGATGGCAACCCTGACGACCCGGATCCTCGAGACCCGGAAGGAACGGATCATCGTCACGCTGCTGCTCGCGCTCGGGATTCCCTGCTCCGCGCAGCTCGGCGTCATCCTCGGGATGCTTTCCGACGTCGGCCCCGCGGCGACGGTGGCCTGGGGAGCGATCCTGGTCGGCGTCATCCTCCTGGTGGGATTTCTCGCCTCGAAGGTGATCCCCGGGGAATCGTCCGACTTCATCCTGGAGATCCCTCCCATCCGCATGCCGCAGTTCTCCAACCTCGGGATCAAGACGATGGCCCGGATCGAATGGTACCTTCGGGAAGCGGTTCCCCTTTTCCTGCTCGGCACCTTCATCCTGTTCGTCGGCGACCGGATGGGCTGGCTTGTCCGGCTCCAGGCGATGGCGGAACCGGTCGTGGTGGGGATGCTCGATCTTCCTCCGAAGACCGCCGAGGCGTTCCTGATCGGATTCCTGCGCCGGGATTACGGGGCCGCGGGGCTCTTCGACATGGCGCGCGCCGGCATGCTGACGAATCTGCAGGTGGTGGTGAGCCTCGTCACGATCACCCTGTTCATCCCCTGCCTGGCGAACTTTCTCGTCATCATCAAGGAGCATGGAGGAAAAGTCGCGGCCGGGATGGGCCTGTTCATCTTCCCGTTCGCGATCCTCGTAGGCGCGGCCGTCAACCTCGCCGCCCGCAGGCTGGGAATCTCGTTCTGA
- a CDS encoding anthranilate synthase component I, with product MGDGSFREIFRTAAAPGTVIPVWEEFHADLETPVSAYLKVAARFPDDHFLLESVEGGEKWARYSFIGFDPDIRFSADEDTVSVRRGDRVEILPSPGDPMELLAGILGERRYLPAEGLPRLSGGAVGFIGYDYVRRLERLPDLHPPGRAPDAMFLFPSRLVVFDNVKHRILIVTHGELREGETPDDAYGRCLRSIAEVRDLLREPLPWQEIPEGGGEENPRFEIPRDRFTSAVRRAKEYIREGEIIQAVLSNRAEVATRRSPSEVYRMLRALNPSPYMFLMKTGGIAVVGSSPEVLVRLEGDLVQLRPIAGTRPRGETPEEDRRMEADLLSDPKEIAEHVMLVDLGRNDVGRVAEWGSVKVDELMVVERYSHVMHIVSNVTGKLRRGLNAFDVLRAAFPAGTVTGAPKVRAMEIIEELEPFRRGIYAGAVGYFDVRGSMDFCITIRTIVMREGKAMIQAGAGIVADSDPDREWEEIRSKARVLFRAVGAGEDREMPA from the coding sequence ATGGGGGACGGATCTTTCAGGGAGATCTTCCGGACCGCGGCGGCACCCGGAACCGTCATTCCCGTATGGGAGGAATTCCACGCGGACCTTGAGACTCCGGTCTCCGCCTATCTGAAGGTCGCCGCGCGCTTCCCGGACGATCATTTTCTCCTCGAGAGCGTGGAAGGGGGAGAGAAGTGGGCCCGCTACTCCTTCATCGGCTTCGATCCGGATATCCGCTTTTCCGCCGACGAGGATACCGTATCGGTCCGGCGGGGGGATCGGGTGGAGATCCTCCCCTCCCCGGGCGACCCGATGGAACTGCTGGCCGGCATCCTGGGAGAGAGGAGGTACCTTCCTGCGGAGGGGCTCCCGAGGCTCTCCGGCGGAGCCGTGGGATTCATCGGCTACGATTACGTGCGGCGCCTGGAGAGGCTCCCGGATCTCCATCCTCCCGGAAGGGCGCCGGACGCGATGTTCCTCTTCCCCTCGCGCCTGGTGGTGTTCGACAACGTGAAGCACCGGATCCTGATCGTGACGCACGGGGAGCTCCGGGAAGGGGAAACGCCGGACGACGCCTACGGCCGGTGCCTGCGGTCGATCGCCGAAGTCCGGGATCTGCTCCGGGAACCGCTTCCCTGGCAGGAGATTCCCGAAGGGGGGGGGGAGGAGAATCCCCGCTTCGAGATCCCCCGGGACCGGTTCACCTCGGCCGTCCGCAGGGCGAAGGAGTATATCCGGGAAGGGGAAATCATCCAGGCGGTGCTGTCGAACCGTGCGGAAGTCGCGACCCGCCGCTCCCCGTCCGAGGTCTACCGGATGCTCCGGGCGCTGAACCCGTCGCCCTACATGTTTCTGATGAAGACGGGGGGAATCGCCGTCGTGGGATCCTCTCCGGAGGTCCTGGTCCGGCTGGAGGGAGACCTGGTGCAGCTCCGGCCGATCGCGGGGACGCGCCCGAGGGGGGAGACCCCGGAGGAGGACCGGAGGATGGAGGCCGACCTGCTTTCGGACCCCAAGGAGATCGCGGAGCATGTGATGCTCGTCGACCTCGGGCGGAACGACGTCGGCCGGGTCGCCGAGTGGGGCAGCGTCAAGGTGGACGAGCTGATGGTGGTGGAGCGCTACTCGCATGTGATGCACATCGTGTCGAACGTGACCGGCAAGCTGCGCCGGGGGTTGAACGCCTTCGACGTGCTCCGGGCCGCCTTCCCCGCCGGGACCGTCACGGGGGCGCCGAAGGTCCGGGCCATGGAGATCATCGAGGAGCTGGAACCGTTCCGCAGGGGGATCTACGCCGGGGCGGTGGGATACTTCGACGTGCGGGGGAGCATGGACTTCTGCATCACCATCCGGACAATCGTGATGCGGGAGGGGAAGGCGATGATCCAGGCGGGTGCGGGAATCGTCGCGGACTCGGATCCCGACCGGGAGTGGGAGGAGATCCGGAGCAAGGCGCGCGTCCTGTTTCGCGCCGTCGGCGCGGGGGAAGACCGGGAGATGCCGGCATGA
- a CDS encoding 30S ribosomal protein S4: MARYREAVCRLCRREGIELFLKGDRCFTDKCAIKRRGYPPGQHGQRRPKHSDYGVQLREKQKAKRIYGLLERQFHNYFEKAEQLKGKTGDNLLILLERRLDNVTYKLGFAVTRRQSRQLVGHGHFTIGGKRVNIPSFLVRPGDVIELQEKSRKNPSINEALDAVVRKGIPAWLELDRENFRGNIKILPKRADITEQIQEQLIVELYSK; the protein is encoded by the coding sequence TTGGCCAGGTATCGTGAGGCGGTGTGCCGCCTATGCAGGCGAGAAGGGATCGAGCTGTTCCTGAAGGGGGACCGGTGCTTCACCGACAAGTGCGCCATCAAGCGGAGAGGGTACCCACCGGGACAGCACGGGCAGCGGCGTCCCAAGCACAGCGACTACGGGGTCCAGCTTCGGGAGAAGCAGAAGGCGAAACGGATCTACGGCCTGCTCGAGCGGCAGTTCCACAACTACTTCGAGAAGGCGGAACAATTGAAGGGGAAGACGGGCGACAACCTCCTGATCCTTCTGGAACGCCGGCTGGACAACGTCACGTACAAGCTCGGCTTCGCGGTGACCCGCAGGCAGAGCCGGCAGCTCGTGGGGCACGGTCACTTCACGATCGGGGGAAAGCGGGTGAACATTCCCTCGTTCCTCGTCCGGCCGGGCGACGTCATCGAGCTGCAGGAAAAGAGCCGGAAGAATCCCTCGATCAACGAGGCGCTGGATGCGGTCGTCCGGAAGGGGATCCCGGCCTGGCTCGAGCTGGACCGGGAGAACTTCCGGGGAAACATCAAGATCCTCCCGAAGCGGGCGGACATCACGGAACAGATCCAGGAACAGCTGATCGTGGAACTTTACTCGAAGTAG
- a CDS encoding indole-3-glycerol phosphate synthase — MILDDIVEVKRREVAQRKEATTLVALEAAGKEMPLTRDFRKALDGGGCAIIAEVKRRSPSRGVLREDFDPVLIAREYEKHGAAAVSVLTDETFFGGSRKDLSAVKGAVSLPVLRKEFIIDPWQIHETRAIGADALLFIAAILTEGELRNYLALAASLGLASLVEVHDRMELETALLSGAEIIGINNRDLKTFQTDIGTSLALAPLIPSDRIAVSESGIRSRREIELLMQAGIGAFLIGEALVAAPEIGAILRGFLGR, encoded by the coding sequence GTGATTCTGGACGACATCGTCGAAGTCAAGCGCCGGGAGGTGGCCCAAAGGAAGGAAGCGACCACCCTCGTCGCGCTGGAGGCAGCCGGCAAGGAAATGCCCCTGACCCGCGACTTCCGGAAGGCGCTCGACGGCGGCGGCTGCGCGATCATCGCCGAGGTGAAAAGGCGCTCCCCCTCCCGCGGGGTGCTCAGGGAGGATTTCGACCCCGTCCTGATCGCCCGGGAATATGAAAAACACGGAGCGGCGGCCGTCTCCGTCCTCACGGACGAGACTTTTTTCGGAGGGAGCAGGAAGGATCTTTCCGCCGTAAAAGGCGCCGTCTCCCTGCCGGTCCTCCGGAAGGAGTTCATCATCGATCCCTGGCAGATCCACGAAACGCGGGCGATCGGCGCCGACGCCCTCCTGTTCATCGCGGCCATCCTCACGGAGGGAGAGCTCCGCAACTATCTGGCCCTAGCCGCCTCCCTCGGCCTCGCCTCCCTGGTGGAGGTCCACGACCGCATGGAGCTGGAGACGGCCCTCCTTTCCGGAGCGGAAATCATCGGGATCAACAACCGCGACCTGAAGACGTTTCAGACGGACATAGGGACATCACTTGCTCTGGCTCCTCTCATCCCGTCGGACCGGATCGCAGTCAGCGAAAGCGGGATCCGTTCACGCCGGGAAATCGAGCTCCTCATGCAGGCGGGGATCGGGGCCTTTCTGATCGGTGAGGCGCTCGTCGCGGCCCCGGAGATCGGGGCAATACTGAGGGGGTTCTTGGGAAGATGA
- a CDS encoding tryptophan synthase subunit alpha, whose translation MGRIEERFTALKKEGRKTFVAYLTAGDPDLETTARLIPALEAAGVDIIEIGVPFSDPTADGPVIQAASQRALKRGATLAKILAMIASLRRTSGIPIVLFGYYNPILSYGPEKFAAEAAASGVDGILVVDLPPEEADELRQYSDPAGLDFITLIAPTTGSVRARKILRRAAGFVYYISVTGVTGTAAPRAEDVRSDVERLKRMTALPVAVGFGISTPGQAAAIAPLADGIVVGSALVRLIGEKGTSDDLVPAATSFAGEIRRAIDAACPGQGKK comes from the coding sequence ATGGGACGGATCGAAGAGAGATTCACGGCATTGAAAAAAGAGGGTCGTAAGACGTTCGTCGCCTACTTGACGGCGGGCGATCCCGATCTGGAAACAACCGCGCGGCTGATCCCGGCACTGGAGGCCGCCGGGGTGGACATCATCGAAATCGGCGTCCCTTTCTCCGATCCGACGGCGGACGGCCCCGTCATCCAGGCCGCCTCTCAGCGCGCCCTCAAGCGGGGGGCCACCCTGGCGAAGATCCTCGCAATGATCGCCTCCCTTCGCCGGACGAGCGGAATCCCGATCGTCCTGTTCGGCTACTATAACCCGATCCTCAGCTACGGGCCGGAAAAGTTCGCGGCGGAGGCGGCTGCCTCAGGCGTGGACGGCATCCTTGTCGTCGACCTCCCCCCCGAAGAAGCTGATGAACTCCGACAATACTCGGATCCGGCCGGACTCGATTTCATCACGCTCATCGCCCCGACGACCGGTTCAGTGCGGGCCAGGAAGATCCTCCGAAGGGCGGCGGGATTTGTCTACTACATCTCCGTCACCGGCGTCACGGGAACGGCCGCCCCCCGGGCAGAGGACGTCCGGAGCGACGTGGAAAGGCTCAAGAGGATGACGGCGCTTCCCGTTGCCGTCGGCTTCGGCATCTCCACCCCCGGTCAGGCGGCAGCCATCGCTCCCTTGGCCGACGGCATCGTCGTCGGGAGCGCCCTGGTCCGCCTGATCGGCGAGAAGGGCACAAGCGACGACCTCGTACCGGCAGCAACCTCCTTTGCGGGAGAGATCCGCCGGGCGATCGACGCAGCCTGCCCGGGTCAGGGAAAAAAGTAA
- a CDS encoding tryptophan synthase subunit beta — MMRTQPDRRGHFGIFGGRYAAETLMPALLELETAYRAARRDASFKKEFSFYLHEYAGRETPLYEARRLTETLGGAKIYLKREDMNHTGSHKINNTLGQVLLARRMGKKKVIAETGAGQHGVATATAAALFGMECRIFMGEEDIRRQAHNVFRMKILGAEVAPVAAGTATLKDAMNEAMRDWVSSVRDTFYVIGTTAGPHPYPVMVRDFQSIIGREARRQILKKEGRLPDILIACVGGGSNALGLFYPFLADPAVAMTGVEAAGKGLATGLHAASITAGRVGVLHGNKTYLLQDEYGQVRDAYAIAAGLDYPGVGPEHAWLHATGRARYVAVTDEEAVEAFVALSRQEGIIPALESAHAVAWAMKTAPAMAKDKIAIINLSGRGDKDAETIAESREGKE; from the coding sequence ATGATGCGGACACAACCGGACAGACGCGGCCATTTCGGGATCTTCGGGGGACGCTACGCCGCGGAGACCCTGATGCCCGCCCTCCTGGAACTGGAGACGGCCTATCGCGCGGCCCGGAGGGACGCCTCTTTCAAAAAGGAGTTCTCCTTTTATCTCCATGAGTACGCGGGGCGGGAGACGCCCCTCTACGAGGCGCGCAGGCTCACCGAGACCCTCGGCGGCGCGAAGATCTACCTGAAGCGGGAGGACATGAACCACACGGGCTCGCACAAGATCAACAACACGCTGGGTCAGGTCCTGCTTGCCCGGCGGATGGGGAAGAAAAAGGTGATCGCCGAGACCGGGGCGGGCCAGCACGGCGTGGCGACCGCGACGGCGGCGGCCCTCTTCGGCATGGAGTGCCGGATCTTCATGGGCGAAGAGGACATCCGGCGGCAGGCCCATAATGTCTTCCGGATGAAAATCCTCGGCGCGGAGGTCGCCCCCGTAGCCGCCGGCACGGCGACCCTCAAGGATGCGATGAACGAGGCGATGCGCGACTGGGTCTCCTCGGTGCGCGACACCTTCTACGTCATCGGCACCACGGCAGGCCCCCACCCCTACCCGGTCATGGTCCGCGATTTCCAGAGCATCATCGGCCGGGAGGCGAGGCGGCAGATCCTGAAGAAGGAAGGGCGGCTCCCCGACATCCTCATCGCCTGCGTGGGCGGGGGAAGCAACGCCCTCGGTCTTTTTTACCCTTTCCTTGCCGATCCCGCGGTGGCGATGACCGGCGTCGAGGCGGCGGGAAAAGGGCTCGCCACAGGGCTTCATGCGGCAAGCATTACGGCAGGTCGGGTCGGCGTCCTCCATGGGAACAAGACCTATCTTCTTCAGGATGAATACGGCCAGGTCCGCGACGCCTACGCCATCGCTGCCGGCCTCGACTATCCCGGCGTGGGTCCGGAACACGCCTGGCTCCACGCCACCGGGCGCGCCCGCTACGTCGCCGTCACGGACGAGGAGGCTGTAGAAGCCTTCGTCGCCCTTTCCCGCCAGGAGGGAATCATCCCCGCGCTGGAGAGCGCCCATGCCGTGGCCTGGGCCATGAAGACGGCGCCCGCCATGGCAAAGGACAAGATTGCAATCATCAACCTCTCCGGCCGGGGCGACAAGGATGCGGAGACCATCGCCGAGAGCAGGGAGGGAAAAGAATAA
- a CDS encoding cold-shock protein produces the protein MKRVGKVKWFNETKGFGFIEQEGEKDVFVHYTAIRMDGYRTLKEGQPVEFVALETPKGLQASEVICVT, from the coding sequence ATGAAACGTGTCGGCAAAGTGAAATGGTTCAACGAGACGAAGGGGTTCGGTTTCATCGAGCAGGAGGGGGAGAAGGACGTGTTCGTCCATTACACGGCGATCCGCATGGACGGCTACAGGACCCTCAAGGAAGGACAGCCGGTGGAATTCGTCGCACTGGAGACCCCGAAAGGTCTCCAGGCGTCCGAGGTGATCTGCGTTACCTGA
- a CDS encoding arginine--tRNA ligase produces the protein MVFSGIKRKLDQWGIGGKIKFSLEIPKQPEHGDFSTNAALQAAGLLQRKPGEIALEFLEAIRSADDRGWFRSVSVAGPGFINLVLSDGAWREVLAAVLREGERFGSGEGGNGKKVMLEFVSANPTGPLHVGHGRGAAIGDALARILAFRGSEVVTEYYVNDVGNQMEKLGVSFYIRYLQRCGKTVDLPEDGYRGEYLATLAAQFHAEVGERYLPVPEEEALPVFRREACDRILRGIREDLESFHVRFDRWFREEDLHRSGAVADALQELERRGQTYRSEGATYFRSGSHGDEKDRVLVRTDGRATYFAADLAYHREKLTRGHDRLIDIWGADHHGYAPRLHAALRGLGEDAERLEILLVQFVTLIRDGKAVQMSTRSGEFTTLREVLEEVGADAARFFYLLRSFDSHLDFDLTLAKSRENENPVYYIQYMHTRICSLFREAEAQGLLPEENPSLGCLTHPDEIGLMRRVARFPAVLSDAALLREPHRIPFYLLELAREFSSFYNKHRFLGESSERTRGRLALARAMQHVVRTGLSLIGVSAPERM, from the coding sequence ATGGTCTTTTCCGGAATAAAACGGAAATTGGACCAATGGGGGATCGGGGGGAAGATTAAATTTTCCCTGGAAATTCCGAAACAGCCGGAGCACGGTGACTTCTCCACGAACGCCGCGCTCCAGGCCGCAGGTCTCCTGCAGAGAAAGCCCGGGGAGATCGCCCTGGAGTTTCTCGAGGCGATACGATCGGCGGATGACCGGGGATGGTTCCGGTCGGTTTCCGTCGCGGGCCCCGGTTTCATCAACCTCGTCCTCTCGGACGGCGCCTGGAGGGAGGTTCTCGCGGCCGTTCTCCGGGAAGGGGAGAGGTTCGGAAGCGGCGAAGGAGGGAACGGGAAGAAGGTGATGCTGGAGTTCGTCTCCGCGAATCCGACGGGTCCCTTGCATGTGGGACATGGAAGGGGAGCGGCGATCGGCGACGCGCTGGCCCGGATCCTCGCCTTCCGCGGGTCCGAGGTGGTCACGGAATACTATGTGAACGACGTCGGGAACCAGATGGAGAAGCTGGGGGTCTCCTTTTACATACGGTATCTCCAGCGGTGCGGGAAAACGGTCGACCTTCCCGAGGACGGGTACCGCGGGGAGTATCTCGCTACGCTTGCCGCGCAGTTTCACGCGGAAGTCGGAGAACGCTATCTTCCGGTCCCCGAGGAGGAGGCGCTTCCGGTGTTCCGGCGGGAGGCATGCGACAGGATCCTCCGGGGGATCCGGGAGGATCTGGAGTCGTTCCATGTCCGGTTCGACCGGTGGTTCCGGGAGGAGGATCTCCACCGGAGCGGGGCGGTCGCCGATGCGCTGCAGGAGCTGGAACGCCGCGGGCAGACCTACCGCTCGGAGGGAGCGACCTACTTCCGGAGCGGCTCCCACGGAGACGAGAAGGACCGCGTCCTGGTCCGGACGGACGGGCGCGCCACCTATTTCGCCGCGGACCTCGCCTACCATCGGGAGAAGCTTACCAGGGGGCACGACCGCCTGATCGATATCTGGGGAGCGGATCATCACGGATACGCGCCGAGGCTCCACGCCGCCCTGCGGGGTCTGGGCGAGGACGCCGAACGGCTCGAGATCCTCCTGGTCCAGTTCGTCACCCTGATCCGGGACGGGAAGGCGGTCCAGATGTCGACCCGGTCCGGGGAATTTACCACCCTGCGGGAGGTCCTGGAGGAGGTCGGAGCCGACGCCGCCCGATTCTTCTACCTCCTTCGGAGCTTCGACTCGCATCTTGATTTCGACCTCACGCTGGCGAAGTCCCGGGAAAACGAAAACCCCGTCTACTACATCCAGTACATGCACACGCGGATCTGCAGCCTCTTCCGGGAGGCGGAGGCACAGGGACTCCTGCCGGAGGAGAACCCATCGCTGGGATGCCTGACCCATCCGGACGAGATCGGCCTGATGAGGCGTGTGGCGAGGTTCCCCGCTGTTCTGTCGGACGCGGCCCTGCTCCGGGAGCCCCACCGGATTCCCTTTTATCTCCTGGAGCTGGCACGGGAGTTCTCTTCCTTCTACAACAAGCACCGGTTCCTCGGAGAAAGCTCCGAACGTACCCGGGGCCGGCTCGCCCTGGCCAGGGCGATGCAGCATGTCGTGCGGACCGGTCTCTCCCTGATCGGGGTTTCCGCGCCGGAGAGAATGTGA
- a CDS encoding DNA-directed RNA polymerase subunit alpha codes for MFQRNWKQLIKPRRIEVQTDTATGFYGKFVAEPLERGFGTTLGNTLRRVLLSSLQGGAITSVRIENVQHEYSTIPGVVEDITDIVLNLKEIRLRVHSAESRTMTLVAKGPCRVKASDLKTDAMVDILNREHHIAELSENATLKMEMTVRTGKGYVPAERNLEENAPIGTVPIDAIFSPVRKVNFTVTNARVGQQTDYDRLTLEIWTDGSVLPADAVAYAAKILKDQLTVFINFDEESEMPDEPSLLEEGSTNENLFKPVEELELSVRAYNCLKNANIKMIGELVQRSEQEMLKTKNFGKKSLNEIKDVLQEMGLSLGMQIEGFSLEKFNPPRQED; via the coding sequence ATGTTTCAACGGAACTGGAAACAGCTGATCAAGCCCCGCCGTATCGAGGTCCAGACCGATACGGCGACGGGTTTTTACGGGAAGTTCGTCGCGGAACCGCTCGAGCGGGGGTTCGGGACCACCCTCGGGAACACCCTGCGCAGGGTCCTGCTTTCCTCACTGCAGGGGGGGGCGATCACCAGCGTAAGGATCGAGAACGTCCAGCATGAATACTCGACGATCCCGGGCGTCGTCGAGGACATTACCGACATCGTGTTGAACCTGAAGGAGATCCGGCTCCGGGTGCACTCCGCCGAGTCCCGCACGATGACGCTCGTGGCCAAGGGGCCCTGCCGCGTGAAGGCATCGGACCTCAAGACGGACGCGATGGTGGATATCCTGAACCGGGAGCACCACATCGCGGAGCTCTCCGAAAACGCCACCTTGAAGATGGAAATGACGGTGCGGACGGGGAAGGGGTATGTTCCCGCGGAGAGGAATCTCGAGGAAAACGCGCCGATCGGGACCGTCCCGATCGATGCGATCTTCTCCCCGGTGAGGAAGGTGAACTTCACCGTGACCAACGCCAGGGTCGGACAGCAGACCGACTACGACCGGCTGACCCTGGAAATCTGGACGGACGGTTCCGTGCTTCCGGCCGACGCGGTCGCGTACGCGGCGAAGATCCTGAAGGACCAACTGACGGTGTTCATCAATTTCGACGAGGAGTCCGAAATGCCGGACGAGCCCTCCCTGTTGGAGGAGGGGTCGACGAACGAGAACCTCTTCAAGCCGGTGGAGGAACTGGAGCTGTCGGTCCGGGCCTACAACTGCCTGAAGAACGCGAACATCAAGATGATCGGGGAGCTCGTGCAGCGTTCCGAGCAGGAGATGCTCAAGACGAAGAACTTCGGAAAGAAAAGCCTCAACGAGATCAAGGACGTCCTCCAGGAAATGGGCCTCTCCCTGGGGATGCAGATCGAGGGCTTCTCGCTGGAGAAGTTCAACCCTCCACGGCAGGAAGACTGA
- a CDS encoding cupin gives MKKADLKSFGKPDEVREFPKGRLELIKIGGAMVGRAIFQPGWRWATSVQPLAKTKSCEAPHFQYHVSGVLKIRMDDGTEFEARPGDVSFLPAGHDAWVVGKEPAVVVDFQGMLDYAKSL, from the coding sequence ATGAAAAAGGCTGACCTCAAAAGTTTTGGGAAACCCGACGAAGTTCGGGAATTCCCGAAGGGACGACTGGAACTCATCAAAATCGGCGGCGCAATGGTTGGTCGAGCTATCTTTCAGCCTGGCTGGAGATGGGCAACGTCGGTGCAACCACTTGCCAAAACAAAGAGCTGCGAAGCGCCTCACTTCCAGTATCACGTATCGGGCGTGCTGAAGATTCGTATGGATGACGGAACCGAGTTTGAGGCTCGGCCCGGCGACGTTTCATTTCTTCCCGCCGGCCACGACGCATGGGTGGTAGGAAAAGAGCCGGCCGTCGTCGTAGATTTTCAGGGGATGCTTGATTACGCGAAGTCTCTGTAG
- a CDS encoding 50S ribosomal protein L17, which translates to MRHGMDHRKLGRKPAHRKALLRNLMNALVRSERIETTVEKAKELRRLADRLITLGKRETTHARRRVFSLLSDKANTEKLFAGLAGRFRERQGGYTRIVRTGYRIGDGAEMAIIEYLPLEEKKAAGKKGAEKKTARKKAAPAKKAAAEGKAAKTEKKPAAKKKTSSAPRAAAKPKKTESEKSPGKTKTRKKKTAGEAE; encoded by the coding sequence ATGCGTCATGGAATGGACCATCGGAAACTCGGGAGAAAACCGGCTCACCGCAAAGCGCTGCTGCGGAATCTCATGAACGCGCTCGTCCGCTCGGAGCGGATCGAGACGACCGTCGAGAAAGCCAAGGAACTGCGGCGGCTGGCCGACCGGCTGATTACCCTCGGGAAGCGCGAAACCACCCATGCCCGGAGGAGGGTCTTCTCCCTGCTCAGCGACAAGGCGAACACGGAGAAGCTCTTCGCGGGGCTCGCCGGAAGGTTCCGGGAACGGCAGGGCGGGTATACCCGGATCGTGCGCACCGGATACCGGATCGGGGACGGCGCGGAGATGGCGATCATCGAGTATCTGCCGCTGGAGGAGAAGAAGGCCGCCGGAAAAAAGGGTGCGGAAAAGAAGACCGCACGGAAGAAGGCGGCCCCCGCGAAAAAGGCGGCGGCGGAAGGAAAGGCTGCGAAAACCGAAAAGAAACCGGCGGCGAAGAAGAAGACTTCCTCGGCGCCGCGCGCGGCGGCCAAGCCGAAGAAAACCGAATCCGAGAAATCCCCCGGCAAGACGAAGACCCGGAAGAAAAAAACCGCCGGCGAGGCGGAGTAG